The following coding sequences are from one uncultured Desulfobacter sp. window:
- a CDS encoding Gfo/Idh/MocA family oxidoreductase yields MYHIIVIGAGRVGSRHVQALAKIDIPVTIQVVDPNPKALKIAEQLFYQNPENANITKITFLHSIQEINSDIDFGVIATNADVRLSALTELLKKIRVKYLLLEKVLFQSIADGKQAERLLQQSGIKAWVNCHRRMNPFYQKLKKELRNSEYINYNVVGGEWGLGCNAIHYLDHLAFLTEEQLISLNTSKLDKDLLKSKRPGFIEFTGTLTGLFSKGSQISLTAQKNTQMASTINIESEKIKIEIQEGIRQAVIKRAPENWAKETIEFTWRYQSDITQIVASSILKTQDCFLTPFKESLQLHEILLEAIRAFLNSNTDSTYTYCPIT; encoded by the coding sequence ATGTACCATATTATTGTAATAGGGGCGGGCCGAGTCGGAAGTCGTCACGTACAGGCTCTTGCTAAAATTGACATACCGGTTACGATTCAGGTAGTTGATCCAAACCCCAAAGCGCTAAAAATAGCTGAACAATTATTCTACCAAAATCCGGAAAACGCAAACATAACGAAAATTACTTTTTTACATTCAATACAAGAAATTAATTCAGACATAGATTTTGGTGTTATTGCAACAAATGCTGATGTTCGTTTGTCGGCTTTAACAGAATTACTAAAGAAAATTAGGGTTAAATACTTACTGCTGGAAAAGGTTTTATTCCAGTCGATAGCGGATGGGAAACAAGCAGAAAGACTTCTGCAACAAAGTGGTATCAAGGCTTGGGTGAACTGCCATAGACGAATGAATCCATTTTATCAAAAATTAAAAAAGGAATTGAGAAACAGCGAATATATTAATTATAATGTGGTCGGTGGAGAATGGGGATTAGGATGTAATGCGATTCATTACTTGGATCATTTGGCTTTTTTGACGGAAGAACAACTTATATCTCTAAACACCAGTAAACTTGATAAAGACTTGCTTAAGAGCAAACGGCCGGGTTTTATTGAATTTACAGGCACTTTAACCGGTTTATTTTCTAAAGGAAGTCAAATTTCTTTGACAGCCCAAAAAAACACTCAAATGGCTTCTACTATAAATATAGAAAGTGAAAAAATAAAAATTGAGATACAAGAGGGAATCAGACAGGCCGTAATAAAAAGAGCGCCGGAAAATTGGGCAAAAGAGACAATAGAATTTACCTGGCGGTATCAAAGTGACATCACACAAATAGTTGCGAGCAGCATTTTAAAAACGCAGGATTGTTTCTTAACGCCATTTAAAGAATCCTTACAGCTTCATGAAATTTTATTAGAGGCCATTAGAGCCTTTTTAAACTCAAACACAGATAGCACCTATACCTATTGCCCGATCACATAA
- a CDS encoding aminotransferase class I/II-fold pyridoxal phosphate-dependent enzyme encodes MQLNWSLMDNNITRDDISKIIEFLKQEPILTQSVNVKAFEKEWSEWLGVKYSVLVNSGSSANLLSAAAIKATIGDGEIIVSPIGWVSTIASVIHNGMTPVFADINPETLSMDDEQIINKITDKTKAVFVTHVQGFNGLSDRLLNVLKEKNIPLLEDVCESHGATHNGRKLGSFGLISNFSFYYAHHLSTIEGGIICTDDEEIYQILRMYRSHGMVRESDSDELKQRYYKKHPDLNPDFIFAYPAYNVRSTEINAVLGRNQLPRLDKNNEKRKKNFKLFLDNLDSTKYRTNFQLDGSCNYAFNLILKNPDFEFCEKVMNALREAKVEFRRGSAGGGNQLRQPYLKGIVGSDEYKNYPEVDHIHFFGFYIGNYPDLPEEKILKLCKLLNDIH; translated from the coding sequence ATGCAACTGAATTGGTCATTAATGGATAACAATATTACCAGAGATGATATCTCTAAAATTATAGAATTTTTAAAACAAGAGCCGATTTTGACACAGTCTGTCAACGTAAAGGCTTTTGAGAAAGAATGGTCTGAATGGCTGGGGGTAAAATACAGTGTTTTGGTTAATTCCGGATCGTCGGCCAATTTATTATCCGCTGCCGCAATTAAAGCGACGATAGGTGACGGGGAAATAATTGTTTCACCCATTGGATGGGTCTCGACCATCGCTTCTGTTATTCACAACGGAATGACCCCTGTATTTGCGGATATCAATCCTGAAACGCTATCCATGGATGATGAACAGATTATCAATAAAATCACAGACAAAACAAAGGCGGTCTTTGTAACCCATGTTCAGGGGTTTAATGGTCTTTCAGATCGACTTTTAAATGTATTGAAAGAAAAAAATATACCCTTGCTGGAGGACGTATGTGAGTCCCATGGCGCAACGCACAACGGCAGAAAACTTGGATCTTTTGGGCTGATTTCAAATTTCTCATTCTATTATGCCCATCATCTCAGCACAATTGAAGGCGGAATAATCTGTACGGATGATGAAGAGATCTATCAGATTTTGAGAATGTATCGATCTCATGGAATGGTTCGTGAGTCAGATAGTGATGAATTAAAACAACGTTATTACAAAAAACACCCTGATTTAAATCCGGATTTCATTTTTGCCTATCCTGCCTATAATGTTCGGAGTACCGAAATAAATGCGGTGCTTGGAAGAAATCAGCTGCCTCGTCTGGACAAAAACAATGAAAAAAGAAAAAAAAATTTCAAGCTGTTTTTAGATAACCTTGATAGCACCAAATACAGAACCAATTTTCAATTGGACGGTAGCTGTAATTATGCTTTTAATCTCATTCTTAAGAATCCTGATTTTGAATTTTGTGAAAAAGTTATGAATGCGCTCCGTGAAGCAAAAGTGGAATTCAGACGGGGGAGTGCAGGCGGTGGAAACCAGTTACGACAACCATATCTAAAAGGAATCGTCGGTTCTGACGAATATAAAAATTATCCTGAGGTTGACCATATTCATTTTTTCGGCTTTTATATTGGTAATTACCCAGATCTGCCGGAAGAAAAAATACTTAAACTTTGTAAGTTACTAAATGATATACATTAA
- the neuB gene encoding N-acetylneuraminate synthase, which translates to MKKTIIIAEAGVNHNGDVSLARELIAIAADAGVDYVKFQTWITEDTIAFDAPKVEYQIDNDGTSTQYEMAKRLELSFGDFEKLKNYCDQKKIGFLSSAEEIKSLDFLVDKLNMPLIKIGSGELTNTLFLRKVAAKNRPVILSSGMATMDEIKAAFQTLKEYGARTVHILHCTTSYPAAFEAVNLKAMLAIKNEIRVPIGFSDHTLGTEASIAAVALGAEIIEKHFTVDKNLPGPDHKASLSPEELKQLVTQIRNVEKSLSGSGQKIPTPDELTIRQNIRKGIYLAQDVKQGTIMTEEFIHFKKPIKGFDALEIDLVIGKKTKKKLKAGSPLKKNDI; encoded by the coding sequence ATGAAAAAAACTATTATTATTGCGGAAGCGGGGGTCAACCATAACGGAGACGTGTCTTTGGCCAGAGAACTAATCGCTATTGCCGCAGATGCCGGCGTAGATTATGTAAAATTTCAAACCTGGATTACCGAAGACACCATTGCCTTTGATGCCCCAAAGGTCGAGTACCAGATTGACAACGATGGAACATCGACCCAATACGAAATGGCTAAAAGATTAGAGCTTTCGTTTGGTGATTTTGAGAAATTAAAAAACTACTGTGATCAAAAAAAAATCGGATTTTTGTCTTCTGCAGAAGAAATAAAAAGTCTTGATTTTTTGGTTGACAAGCTTAACATGCCATTAATTAAGATAGGTTCAGGGGAGCTGACAAATACTCTTTTTTTACGGAAAGTGGCTGCCAAAAACCGCCCGGTGATCCTGTCTTCCGGGATGGCGACCATGGATGAGATCAAAGCAGCCTTTCAAACGTTGAAAGAATACGGTGCAAGAACAGTTCATATTTTACATTGTACTACAAGTTATCCTGCAGCGTTTGAAGCCGTGAATCTTAAAGCAATGTTGGCTATTAAGAATGAAATTAGAGTACCCATAGGATTTTCAGACCACACCTTGGGCACGGAGGCTTCCATCGCAGCCGTTGCTTTAGGCGCAGAGATAATTGAAAAACATTTCACCGTAGATAAAAATTTACCCGGGCCTGATCATAAAGCCTCACTCAGCCCGGAGGAATTAAAACAATTGGTCACACAAATTCGCAACGTCGAAAAGTCATTGTCTGGCTCGGGACAAAAAATACCGACACCAGACGAATTAACTATAAGACAAAACATTCGTAAAGGTATTTATCTTGCTCAGGATGTGAAGCAAGGAACGATTATGACGGAAGAATTCATACATTTTAAAAAACCAATAAAAGGCTTTGATGCATTAGAAATTGATTTGGTAATAGGCAAAAAAACAAAAAAAAAGCTCAAGGCCGGTTCCCCGTTAAAAAAAAATGACATTTAG
- a CDS encoding nucleotidyltransferase family protein yields MNKYTISDKNWQESILPPTATIEQACKVMKYSTMGFVLVLDDHGRLLGILTRNDFRKGLIKRAGLCDNVTEIMNPCPHTIKENEAEDVILAFFQKTSLMHLPVIDDDRKVVRVDYCDGHTKIAEEDNWAIIMAGGLGKRLRPLTEDVPKPLLKIGSKPILEKIIENCIKSGFKKVFLSVNYKSEMIKEAFGNGSDWGITIEYIEETKKLGTAGALSLLPAQPPKTILVMNGDLLTDLNFQELMHFHMEHKVSATMCVKEYEFSVPFGVVNVGSSNNKIIGIDEKPVQKFFINAGIYLLEPEVLEDVAKNSYLDMPDLFKILLKKEKSTSVFPIHEYWLDIGRIEDYKKANSYVMPMVKIKSNA; encoded by the coding sequence GTGAATAAATATACAATATCAGATAAAAATTGGCAGGAATCCATACTCCCCCCCACGGCAACGATTGAACAAGCCTGTAAGGTTATGAAATACAGCACAATGGGTTTTGTGCTTGTTCTGGACGATCACGGTCGACTGTTAGGAATTTTAACCCGAAATGATTTTCGAAAAGGTTTAATAAAGAGAGCCGGCCTATGTGACAACGTTACGGAAATAATGAATCCGTGTCCCCATACGATAAAAGAAAATGAAGCCGAAGATGTGATATTAGCTTTTTTCCAAAAGACATCCCTTATGCACCTGCCTGTAATTGATGATGACAGGAAGGTTGTAAGGGTCGATTATTGTGACGGCCACACCAAAATTGCGGAAGAAGATAATTGGGCTATAATTATGGCGGGCGGATTGGGAAAGAGACTACGTCCGTTAACTGAAGATGTGCCGAAACCTTTGTTGAAAATTGGTTCTAAACCGATATTAGAGAAAATTATTGAAAATTGTATAAAAAGTGGTTTTAAAAAAGTTTTTTTATCTGTGAATTATAAATCTGAAATGATAAAAGAAGCCTTCGGCAACGGTAGTGATTGGGGGATCACAATTGAATACATAGAAGAAACTAAAAAATTGGGGACCGCCGGCGCCTTGTCTTTGCTTCCAGCTCAACCGCCCAAAACGATTCTCGTAATGAACGGAGATCTTCTAACTGATTTAAATTTTCAAGAATTAATGCATTTCCATATGGAACATAAAGTCAGCGCAACCATGTGCGTCAAAGAATATGAATTTTCGGTTCCCTTTGGTGTTGTAAACGTGGGAAGTAGTAATAACAAAATTATCGGAATTGATGAAAAGCCTGTACAAAAATTTTTTATAAATGCAGGAATCTATCTTCTGGAACCTGAAGTCCTTGAAGATGTCGCAAAAAACAGTTATCTGGATATGCCGGATCTGTTTAAAATTTTGCTGAAAAAGGAAAAATCAACCTCTGTTTTTCCAATTCATGAATACTGGCTGGATATCGGAAGGATTGAAGATTACAAAAAAGCGAATAGTTATGTAATGCCCATGGTCAAAATAAAATCAAATGCATAA
- a CDS encoding kinase, translating to MIITRTPYRLSLFGGGTDYRPWFEKNEGLIIATAIAKYCYITIRELPPFFEHKTRAVYSKIESVNNVEDIVHPSIRNCLKFLNMQDKGLEIHHDGDMPARSGIGSSSTFTVGLLNAIHALCSEMKSPRKLAQEAIHVEQDWIGENVGIQDQIMAAYGGIKILKMGPGPDYSVSPLVLSTEYKKALEEHVLLGFSGISRFSDGYAKAQINNIENGSSESNLREMQSIAHEALELFQKQANLDQIGLLADKAWQLKRGLAEGLSSTEMDDIYEIAKKNGAFGGKQSGAGGGGFFWLIAPPYCHDKIKKALKNVKVWVPYSIDNAGSQVIFHNSQH from the coding sequence ATGATTATAACAAGAACGCCCTACAGATTATCACTTTTTGGTGGTGGCACGGATTATCGGCCCTGGTTTGAAAAAAACGAAGGGTTGATCATTGCAACGGCTATTGCCAAATACTGTTATATCACTATTCGGGAATTACCTCCGTTTTTTGAACACAAGACAAGGGCAGTCTATTCAAAAATAGAATCTGTAAATAACGTTGAAGATATTGTACACCCATCCATACGAAACTGTCTGAAATTCCTGAATATGCAAGATAAGGGCCTGGAAATTCATCACGATGGTGATATGCCGGCACGGTCAGGGATCGGATCAAGTTCAACGTTCACGGTAGGACTGCTTAACGCGATACATGCGCTCTGCAGTGAGATGAAATCACCCCGGAAGCTTGCCCAGGAAGCGATTCATGTTGAACAGGATTGGATTGGAGAAAATGTTGGGATTCAAGACCAGATTATGGCTGCCTATGGTGGAATAAAAATATTGAAAATGGGACCTGGCCCTGACTATTCGGTTTCGCCGTTGGTTCTTTCTACAGAATATAAAAAAGCATTGGAGGAACATGTTCTTTTAGGATTTAGTGGGATCAGTCGTTTCTCAGATGGATATGCAAAAGCTCAGATTAACAATATTGAAAATGGGTCTTCAGAGTCAAATTTGAGGGAAATGCAGTCCATCGCCCATGAAGCCTTGGAATTGTTTCAAAAACAGGCTAATCTTGATCAAATCGGATTGCTCGCCGACAAAGCATGGCAACTTAAGCGGGGCCTGGCAGAAGGTCTCTCCAGTACAGAAATGGATGATATATATGAAATCGCCAAAAAAAATGGTGCTTTCGGAGGAAAACAATCAGGCGCCGGCGGCGGCGGATTTTTCTGGTTAATTGCCCCGCCCTATTGCCATGACAAAATAAAAAAAGCTTTAAAGAATGTAAAAGTTTGGGTTCCATATTCAATTGATAATGCCGGATCCCAAGTGATTTTTCATAACAGTCAACATTAG
- a CDS encoding glycosyltransferase, whose translation MDNSTLNVGEKRWMKDLLVRYFSEKEVAWIKKRYQRLIIWKIKGHQLWISFLRVLQGLTIKIALKVIENFHSDTDTSSRKKPHFSILMWKFLSGHGQYLSTEHNNVVNSLSESDYATFDVYFYDTNYSTDSIPTRDLKFISHIKKTAPDALILSSYDHRNIRQPNRYTIKYISEKMGIPIISIWWDSVNIYFYKRSFLPIADIIDLNIFIDSGKTCKNSRYADRCLHLWAPEDPQLFYNPNAERIYDVCFLGSTSSYRSIRKKYLERIKNLGTDYRIILSGGTGSQRLSELEYAAVMQKSKISVNFSHSVQDAHQLKGRVLETMLCGALLLESENDEIKRLFIPYEDYVPFKSTEDMIQKIQFYLKNESELNRIANNGYQKANRLYSNKKFWEKVIFQLKTISKKEDLIS comes from the coding sequence ATGGATAATAGCACATTAAATGTCGGTGAAAAGCGTTGGATGAAAGACTTATTGGTGAGGTATTTCAGCGAAAAAGAGGTTGCCTGGATTAAAAAAAGATATCAACGTTTAATTATTTGGAAGATAAAAGGCCACCAATTGTGGATATCTTTTTTAAGAGTTTTGCAGGGATTGACAATCAAAATAGCCTTGAAAGTAATTGAAAATTTCCATTCAGACACAGATACTTCATCCAGAAAAAAACCCCATTTCAGCATTTTAATGTGGAAATTCCTTTCTGGGCACGGCCAATATCTTTCAACTGAACATAATAATGTCGTTAATTCACTAAGTGAAAGCGATTACGCGACATTTGATGTGTATTTCTATGACACAAATTATTCAACTGACAGCATCCCGACCCGTGATTTAAAATTTATTTCCCATATCAAAAAGACAGCTCCTGACGCACTTATTTTGAGCAGTTATGATCACAGAAATATCAGACAACCGAATCGGTATACCATAAAATATATTTCAGAAAAGATGGGGATTCCCATAATATCTATCTGGTGGGATTCCGTGAATATCTATTTCTATAAAAGGTCGTTTCTACCAATAGCGGATATAATAGACTTAAATATTTTTATAGATTCAGGAAAGACCTGCAAGAACAGTCGATATGCAGACAGGTGTCTACATTTATGGGCACCGGAAGACCCCCAGCTTTTTTATAACCCCAATGCAGAGCGTATTTATGATGTCTGTTTTTTAGGTTCTACATCAAGTTATCGCTCCATACGAAAAAAATATCTGGAAAGAATCAAAAATCTGGGAACAGATTATCGAATCATTCTAAGTGGTGGAACAGGAAGTCAAAGGCTTTCTGAGTTGGAATATGCCGCCGTGATGCAAAAATCTAAAATATCGGTCAATTTTTCCCATAGTGTTCAGGATGCACATCAGCTTAAGGGTCGTGTTCTTGAAACTATGCTTTGTGGGGCATTATTACTCGAAAGTGAGAACGATGAAATAAAGCGGCTTTTCATACCGTATGAAGACTATGTGCCGTTTAAAAGCACAGAAGATATGATTCAAAAAATACAATTTTATCTGAAGAATGAGTCTGAGCTTAATCGTATTGCCAACAACGGTTATCAGAAGGCGAATCGCTTGTACAGCAATAAAAAATTTTGGGAGAAAGTTATTTTTCAATTGAAAACGATATCAAAAAAGGAAGATCTGATTTCATGA